DNA sequence from the Lycium barbarum isolate Lr01 chromosome 5, ASM1917538v2, whole genome shotgun sequence genome:
CCGGcttccaccgctcaaccatgacCGTCACAAGAGCCCGATCAACAGATACGCAGTGATAGATACTGGCCCATAACAGTATCTCCAAGACGCAGGGAGGTTGGAGgcgctcgcgtaaaagagtccacgctatattcagcctacggggacggagcaaCCTCCCATTTGTATAGCATCACCCCATAATAGCTCGAACCTATGATAATCTTGCAGAGCAAGTACTGATCTATCATCGGGCCTCGGGTGAACATTGGGATCCATGGTGGTGTCATATCTGTACAAACATGAAATTAGAGGgaaattatgttaactaactaatcctttatcGAAAAATTATATTATCTAACTAATCATTTATAGAAAAAATATGAAGCAACAACTGGTACCATAGAGAAGCGGCCATAAATTAGAAAGTTTTGACCAATTTGAAAGATCATTTAATGTAGTTGAAATAACTGAATTTTGGGCTGTTCGATCAAGTAAAGGAAACTGAATGGAATTCATAACTGTCTCAATCTTATTTTTTCCGTTTTTCTTTTTATTGTCTGAATATATATTAATGATGTTCAATCAAAAACTAAGGATTTAGTTTATCGTTCGTTATTCAGGATTTTGTTTGTCGTTCGTTATTTAGGATTTAATTAGTCATTCATTATTCAGGATTTAGTTTGTCCTTCTTTATTCAAAATTTCTGGATTACGAGAATTATGTTGTATTACATTTTTTGACTAATAACATCTAATTAAAaattacttaattaattaatttcttaACTAAAAGTTTATATGAAATAGCTCATTTATTAAACGAGAAGTTATGTTAAATAACTAATCTTAAACTAAGGATTTAGTTTATCGTTTGTTATTCAAAATTTGTAAATTACGAGAATTATGTCgtattaaattttttaaaatattaatatcTAATTAAAACTTACTTAATTAATTCATTTCTTAATGAATTAAAAATTACATAATTTATTTAACAGAtaattatgttaactaactaatcctttatcGGTAAATTATATTAACCTACAAATCCTTTAGTGAAATTTTATTAACGATGCTCGTTTATTGTTCGTTATTCAAAATTTGTGGATTATGAGAGTTATGTTGTATTATTTTTTGTGAATAATTATATCTAATTAAAATTTACTTACTTAACTAATTTCTTAACTAAAAATTTATATTAAATAGCTAATTTATGTAACATGAGATTATTTTAACTTGCTAATCCTTTAACGGAgaattatattaactaactaattaCTAATTAACAATTGTTAACTAATTGTTATCCTAACTACAATAAAAGTAATAACGAACTCATTTATTTAAcgagaaattatattaactacttaattaataattaattaactaattaacacaTAACAATACATAACTAATTAGCACATTAACAatgaacatgggataaacaatttcacaaataaataaattaacaattagataattaacaaataataggATATTACAATATTTTTCCTGATTAAACAATTAATAATCAATTAACAACAATTAAATTAactagaaagaaagaaagaaaaaagccaGTGGCAGTTTGAAACTGCccgagccaaaaaaaaaattttttttttttgaaattcgaGACTATGAAACGTTAATTATGCTTGGGATTATAATGTATTTAACAAAATAATTAGAAAGTTCATAGTAAAATACCTTGATCGAAGCTTGTTTTAGAGTTGTTTGAATCGAGTTTTACGTCGCTTTTTTCCGAAATTCAACCTTCGAATCTtgttccttgacttgaatatatcGAGAATCTTTACTTTCCAAACGAAATTTGATTGAAAACGGAGTCTTTTATTGGGTTATTTAGGTTCCGGACTCGTTTTGGGCCAAGATCTATGTTTTGGCCTTTTCAAAACTTTGgccaaaacttttaaaaactatctctaacttttgtattttataaaaaaaactgaCTATTTATGACACAACTAATTCTATCTACCATGTTCCGAGGTCATCTGATCTTGAAATGCATGCTCATCGTGAAGAGGTTGTTCGTATAATGTGTGGAGATTATATTATAAGAATAGTTAGTTActaccctttttttttcttgcatggatggatctttgtattgtaatttgaattgtagTCGCTAGTAAGTATGTTATTAGCAGTTGTTAAAATATCATGTTCTGCATAATTTGGGATTAgcaagtatgtatgttttgtatgATTGGAAATTCTTGATAGTTTTTAGAACTTATGGGTATAAGTAATGTTTCAAGTTTTgcaaaccaaaaagtgaaatatgttttgaaaaactatgagcaaacacattttcaaaacttgaaaaacttCATCCAAATCAAGTTTTCAAAATATTAAAATCTATGACCAAATGCTAGCTAAAAataaggacaaaatttaaatagTGACCTAAAAAGTATATTTGCTTAAATCAACCACGATAATTTTTCATCTAAAAATCTAATAAAGAATTTGTCTCTGTCTTCTTCTTTCAGTCCTTTAACCTTGAGACTTTATAGTCATGTATCCAAAATTTATTCCAAAAGGAGAATGCCGGTCCCCTTGATGTACTATTTTTTATACTAACAGAACGACCATTGAAGAGTCAGTTTGATGTAAAAAGTGTAGTGCATTTGTGTTACTCATCAAGCATTCATCATTTATCAGATTGTTCTAACTCTAAGCAAGAAAAAAACAATTTCAATAGAATTATTGGAACTGAAAATGGTCTGACATAATGATCCCTTTCTCGTGGCAACAGATAAATCATTTCCACGCGGCTAAAAAGTAGGGATGTCAATCGGGGATCCacaatttaaattttatgagttCGATTTTCAACGTTCTTAGTATTGAACTGCTATTTGTTACAATTTTAGTACtgtattttttatataaatttatactCCCTATTAAAAGTACTTGGTTCAAATAGACCCGATACCTGCATGTTGCATCCACTATTGAATCGGAGTGGTTAAACTAAATTTTAACGGGGAAAGATCAAGTATGCCCCCTCAAACCAAAATAATTGCCCGCTCATACCTCCATTACTTTCGtacccccaaaaaaatcaaaagtaTTTACCTGAGATGCCCCCAAGTTcatgataccaacatggtatataaatacggcaacttacacaaataactacaTTTTAGGAGCTCTTAACGAATAGTAGCTACCTTTTACTTATTTACGGTTCGTAGCTACATTTAGGCAATTTGCGTGTATTTGAATACACTATTTAGTTGTATCCAACCTTATCTGATGTCACGTGTATTTAACTGTATTTGAATACTTGCAACCTTAATTTCTCTGAATACATGTGAATTCAAAATGATTGTATTCCAGTGCATTTAAATACACGACGGAGCTATGTATTTTACTCTATTTATATATCCTTTTTTTaactgtatttgaatgtattcgagCTCCAATCAGCAAGGTCGCCACCTGCGTCGCAAAGTTGGATGTATTCGACTTTATTTGAATGTATTTACATGCAGAAATTCTTTTATTcaattgtatttgaatgtatttacaCTCAAATAATTGAAGAATACATCCAAATTCTTTTAAAATTACACTGTATTTACTTAAAAAAATTAAGATACACTGTATTCATACAGATCTGCAACAACTCCACCGGAGATCTTACAAATTCAACCTTGCTGAATAATGTAtacattaagaaaatgaagaatACAATCAAAGGATACATTGTATTTCGTACATTGTATATAAAATACACTGAAAATTTCGGTATATAAAGGATACATTGTATTAAATCCGATAATGGATTGATCACAACTTTGTGATTTCTGATCTGGATTTGACGGTGGGTGGCGGCGGTGTTTAAGGGTGATTCGCGGTAAAAGGGGTAGTGGTTTGGTAGTGGGTGGTGATGGGTCTGGTTCGACGGTGGTGATTTGCAGAGATGGTGGAGGGTGGTGCTGTGTGGAGATGagagaaggagagagagagagagagagagaagtggTTGTTTAGTTGGGCTCGGGTACAGCTTCGCCGGAGAAGATGACCGGCGGTGACTTCTCTGATGCTACTGCTCGCTTTTTCTCCTACTGTTTTTGTTGTCTTAGTCCGTCTCTATATTTTATGACGGTTAAGAACCAGAAGGAGGGTGGAGATGGAGTGGTTGATGGTGGCGACAGAGTTGGACGGCTGGccgagggagaagagagagagggaatAAGGAGAGAGAGAgttgagggagaagagagagagggttgAGGGAAAAGATTGATACAGTGGAATAACTCTATGTGTTTGGTATAACTATGATGGGTAAATTGAAAATTCATTAAAGctatgaaaaagtaattaaattaaagGTAGTTATTATccataaataactcttcaagttagCTATGGTAGGTAAATTTTCCAtctaaatatactgagatggtatcatggaagatgaTTCAGTCCTTTgcttagtcctctatgataccattaTGGTATAGAAATATACTGAGACGGTATTATGAATAATCATGTTCATTTACTAAAAAAAACTTTATGATACCATcgacttatatacatatactgtgatggtatcatggaggattgCTTCAGTCCTTTAATGAGACACTCCTCAAGACCATGGTACCatcgtggtatataaatatactgagacggtcatggaggactgcttcagtccttctcttagtcctccatgatacgatcataatatataaatatgCTGCGATGATATCATGGAGGAAGGGGTTTGGATGAGGGAGGCACGTCGGGTAATTAGTTTGGGCTGAGCTGGGCAAAAACAAAAATAGTTTGAGAGGGGGCATGGACGAGTAATTAATTTGGATTGGACGGGCAATTAGTGATGTTTTCCCAATTTGAACGGTTTAAAATGAATTTAATCAATAAACGAGTAGAATCAAATAAAATTAGTTCAGAATTTATTGGAACAAGTTGCACGGATAAATTTGGGCAGAACAATAAGTTCTAATGCTCAAAAAAATAATCTTTTATTTGTTTATTCTTAATAATTTGTCTAATTATCGATCAAACCAACAAAAACTTCTTCTCTTTTATTTATCATGAGTTCATGACTATACCTAGTCAATcaaaaaaatttattttatttatgatgaCTATATCTAACCAACCAAACAAATAATTCTATGATTTGATAAGTTTTTTCTATGGGTCAATTTGATTTACGTAGACAAACCCATGAGTTATACCTAAACCAGGACGGGTATCAATATACACTTATAACCTATTTGGCCAAACCTTCATAATCtgtttattatttaaaaaaaaaaaattgtcaaaagTATTTTTGAAGAGTAACATTTGTGTTTCACTAATCAATTAAAAAACTTTTGCCTATGTTCGAACATtaatttgtgtttggccaaggtttcaaaaaagtacttctaggaaaaaaactaatttttttagCTTTCGAATAACATATTTTGTTACTGTTTGAAAACACTTATTTTTTCGTAAAAATTTGGCCAAATACCCAAACTCTCTCAATAAGTATTTTTGTAAAAGAAAATAAGCATTTTTAAATTCCTAAAAGCTTGGCCAGATGAGCTATTGGCCTATTTCATTAATTTAGGCTAATTATATTTTGTTGACCTAAATTTGACACTCCCGGTATAAATAAGTACCACAATGGTGTGATGAGTTCTCTTTTTTCCTCAAGGACGAATCTAGAGGCCTATATATGAGTTTACAGGAGGTATATAATTTTTACCAATAAAATCGTGTGTGTATTTAACTATGCACCAAATTATTACTATAATATTAATTTAAAATCATTATAGAAATCTATAAACTTTAAATATTTGAATCCATACATATTTTTCCTCTTCTTAATTATATGGAGAAAAAGATCAAAAAGATCAATGGGTCCATTCAGCATGTCAACCATGTGGATGTATGAGAAAATGCCAAGCTCTATATTTAATATTTGCAGGTCCACCCTTTAATCATTCTGCCCGTCAACTTCAATCTTCCAGATTCAATCTTCTCTAAATCAATGTTTAGGTTGAAAGTCACTTTTTATGTTAATTGCGCAATGTTATGATTATCTAAACGCTCTCTTGTGATTAGAGATCATTGATCAATTACAAGTATCCTAGATATTCATGAAGATATCATAAGCACAAAGTGATCACGCAGAGTCTAAAATTGCACCACGCACAAGTAGATATTGATTCAGGATTTTTGAGTTTACGAGTTCCGACAGTAAGCTTAAGTTAATAATATACATGAATAACTGAGTTTACAATCGAAAATTTATAGTATttaataatattcataatataTTGGAGTATATAAGTTATGACGAATCACAATATTGAGTTCACGTACATTCGCAACCCATTCACGATAAATCCGCCTCTGTACACAAGTATTAgaaaccactttgtgaatttacTGCTAAAATAGCCAATGAACATATTAATTAGTATAATTCTAATAATTTCATCGTTATTTGAAGAGTAATTAGGTATGATTGAAGTGTTAGCGATTGGTTTAGACTTTGGTGATAGCTGATAATCACTTGATTTATATATTTTCCACTGAGTTTTATGAATAATGAAGAAATTATTTTAGTATCTTTTTCTTCATCCAAAATTTCTCATGAGATGAGAGAAGGAATGAAGGATTAGACAGTATGATAGGCAGGATTACTACATGGACTAGCAAATTCCTATCTTATGCTAGAATGGAACTGTTAATTAAAAGTGTTGTCCAACCTCAGTAGAactatttttgttattttcaggTGTACAGATCTTACTTGGTAATGAAAAAGTTAGTAACCGAAATATTAAATTATAGTAAGAGAAGAAGTAGACAGcttcaatttttagaattttcATTCTTTTGCTTTGTCAAAAATTAAGAACACTTTGGAGAGTACAATACATCCAAAAAGTCCTAATTCAAAATGACAAAATTGGCTAGCATTAGCTATTTATTGACTATTTACATACATAAAGCTCTCCAAAGTTTACAAATACTATTTACACTAGTAAAAATAGTACCTAAACTTGGaggtaaaaaaaattaaattaaactagCACTAATTTATTTAACCAAAGCGTAATTAGGGTTTGTTGTTGCAAAACTGGTCCTTTTAACGAACCTTCCTTTCATTCTTGGCCTCTTTTCAGCATTCAATTTTCTAACCTCGTATCTTATTTTCTTCGAAAACAACCTCGTTCGCCTCTTCTCTCTGTACCTTGAAACTTTCGCTTCTCTTCCTCTGTCCACTATTGTTGCATTTTCATTCATTATTCCCATGTAATTTCCCTGCAAAAATAACCACTTTATcagccactatatatatataaaaatatttaattaatattTGACTCTAACTTATACACATGAACATTGTAAAAGACTTTTTACACACACAATCAGATCAATTTAAAAATAACTATCCATAGTGGGACTATAGTTACACGTTCCCAACATAACACAATAGGTTAAGTTACACTGATAATACAATTTTTTTTGCAACGCTAGTATATATTAGCTAGATCTTTACGATTTAAGTGGAGAAGTGAAATGATAATTAACGTACTAAACCAAAGTACATGAATATTTCTCCTTCATATTGTTTAAAGTGATATCAATATTCGACTAACTACAAGAACAAACTCTTGCTGGTACTCAACGAAAACTAACGTAGAAGAAATTAAAGCATGCAAATCATTTTTTTctacttttttattttaagtaGTACTTTGCTCCAAAATGTTAATATATCTCAGAGTCCAACTCGAGATGAAGAGAATATCAAAGATATTTTGGCTCAAATACCCAATAtcctacaacaacaaaaatatctTCGTACGTAGAAAGGTTGGCATGTTTGTCTACGGGTGGTACCAGGACTTTTTGCTTAAAcgatttaaaatataaatatgtaaagcatacaatAAAGTCAAGGGAATTTTACATCTACtatatactttatacataataATTATTTCGAcctaatatacatgtatatatatagtgtaatttttcaaTAAAGACGATTCGAATGAATCCACTTACGCCTCTAGCTCTGTTCATgtgtgccttttttttttttcagacaaAACATTAAAGATAAAAATGCAAGATTGTATTTTGCACGAATCAAGAATCACGTTGACTTTCACTTTGAACATTAATTTAGCTTCCATGTGAGCGTAACTAGAAATGGGACCTTATTATGGAATCAAAAAATCATAGATTATACTACTTTTTTATGCAATCAATTTCAATTAATGCAAACTTataatatgagataaagaaattACTCGTATAAACATACCATGCAGTCTGGCCAACAGTCTTTGGAATCCAATTCTGGTCTTTCACCATTAATCCAAGGAGACCTTTCGTTAGCCCATGCTGTTAATACACCTTCATAATCAAGATTCAATAAAATCTTCTTCGTATTATCATTATTTCCATCACCAGCAACACCATTATCCTCATTAATATTCTTCATAACTACTTCATCACCAACTTCATCTTCTCCGGTAATATTCATCGGGGAATCATAATCGAATTTGAAATCAAAGGTGTCACCATTAATATCAATATCATGAGTACTACGATCAAGTTGATGATCATGAGTACTAGCAGAAGCTGTTTTCGTAAAAACTTCGATTTCTCCTTCATCTTCAATTTTGACTTTCTCATGACTAACCATAGAACACTCCATTGAATTTTCCTCCTTACTATTACTAACCCCCAAAAGACCTAACCCTTCCATATCAAATGACTCTTCATCAAGTCCTTTCCCTAGTAAACTCTCAACATCGGCTGCGAATTCCGCTAGCTCCATCTCCGATGGTAACATCCCATGAAACCTATTCAGATCAACCTTACTGATATCATGCTGCAACGTCGTCTCCTTAGATTCAAgtttaaa
Encoded proteins:
- the LOC132641779 gene encoding zinc finger protein CONSTANS-LIKE 16-like, translated to MVSEKKLASAMGGKTARACDNCIRKRARWYCPADDAFLCQNCDASVHSANPLARRHERVRLKTSGLKEPSSDDTFPDLESPVSVSVPSWHRGFKRKARTPRNGRKFSKSSGDEEVILKNPIHLVPEILTDENSLDENEEEQLLYRVPIFDPFVVELCSSATRNHEMVENNMIAAAAEADSEFKLESKETTLQHDISKVDLNRFHGMLPSEMELAEFAADVESLLGKGLDEESFDMEGLGLLGVSNSKEENSMECSMVSHEKVKIEDEGEIEVFTKTASASTHDHQLDRSTHDIDINGDTFDFKFDYDSPMNITGEDEVGDEVVMKNINEDNGVAGDGNNDNTKKILLNLDYEGVLTAWANERSPWINGERPELDSKDCWPDCMGNYMGIMNENATIVDRGREAKVSRYREKRRTRLFSKKIRYEVRKLNAEKRPRMKGRFVKRTSFATTNPNYALVK